The following proteins are co-located in the Deinococcus metallilatus genome:
- the tuf gene encoding elongation factor Tu: MAKGTFERTKPHVNVGTIGHVDHGKTTLTAAITFTAAAMDPTVEKLAYDQIDKAPEEKARGITINTAHVEYNTPARHYSHVDCPGHADYVKNMITGAAQMDGAILVVSSADGPMPQTREHILLARQVGVPYIVVFMNKVDMVDDEELLELVEMEVRELLSRYEFPGDDLPVIKGSALQALEQLQANPKTARGENQWVDKIWELLDAIDSYIPTPERDTDKAFLMPVEDVFTITGRGTVATGRVERGVVKVQDEVEIVGLADTRKTTVTGIEMHRKLLDQGMAGDNVGVLLRGVARDDVERGQVLAKPGSIKPHTKFEASVYVLSKDEGGRHSAFFGGYRPQFYFRTTDVTGVVELAEGVEMVMPGDNVTFTVELIKPIAMEEGLRFAIREGGRTVGAGVVTKVLE, encoded by the coding sequence ATGGCAAAAGGAACGTTTGAGCGGACGAAGCCCCACGTGAACGTGGGGACGATCGGGCACGTGGACCACGGCAAGACCACGCTGACCGCGGCGATCACCTTCACGGCGGCGGCGATGGACCCCACCGTCGAAAAACTGGCCTACGACCAGATCGACAAGGCCCCCGAGGAAAAGGCCCGCGGCATCACCATCAACACCGCCCACGTCGAATACAACACCCCCGCTCGGCACTACTCCCACGTCGACTGCCCCGGTCACGCCGACTACGTCAAGAACATGATCACCGGCGCGGCCCAGATGGACGGCGCCATCCTGGTCGTCAGCAGCGCGGACGGCCCGATGCCCCAGACCCGCGAGCACATCCTGCTGGCCCGTCAGGTCGGCGTGCCCTACATCGTCGTGTTCATGAACAAGGTCGACATGGTCGATGACGAAGAACTGCTGGAACTGGTCGAGATGGAAGTGCGCGAGCTGCTCTCGCGCTACGAGTTCCCGGGTGACGACCTGCCGGTGATCAAGGGCAGCGCCCTGCAGGCGCTGGAACAGCTCCAGGCCAACCCCAAGACCGCCCGCGGCGAAAACCAGTGGGTGGACAAGATCTGGGAACTGCTCGACGCCATCGACAGCTACATCCCCACCCCCGAGCGCGACACCGACAAGGCCTTCTTGATGCCGGTCGAAGATGTGTTTACCATCACCGGTCGCGGCACCGTCGCGACCGGCCGCGTGGAGCGCGGCGTGGTGAAGGTGCAGGACGAAGTCGAGATCGTGGGGTTGGCGGATACCCGCAAGACCACCGTGACCGGCATCGAGATGCACCGCAAGCTGCTGGATCAGGGCATGGCCGGGGACAACGTCGGCGTGCTGCTGCGCGGCGTGGCGCGCGACGACGTGGAGCGCGGACAGGTGCTGGCCAAGCCCGGCAGCATCAAGCCGCACACCAAGTTCGAGGCCAGCGTGTACGTCTTGAGCAAGGATGAGGGCGGGCGTCACTCGGCGTTCTTCGGGGGCTACCGCCCGCAGTTCTACTTCCGGACGACGGACGTGACTGGGGTGGTGGAACTGGCCGAAGGGGTGGAGATGGTGATGCCCGGGGACAACGTGACCTTCACGGTGGAACTGATCAAGCCCATCGCCATGGAAGAAGGTCTGCGCTTCGCCATCCGCGAGGGTGGCCGTACCGTCGGCGCGGGCGTCGTCACCAAGGTCCTGGAGTAA
- a CDS encoding pyridoxamine 5'-phosphate oxidase family protein, which translates to MAKRMDSLSPVLQAFIERQHVFFVATAAPEGRVNVSPKGMDSLRVLTPGRVAWLGVTGSGNETAAHLLQHPRMTLMFCAFEGPPLILRLYGQARMVQPGDPEWEEWLGLFPPLPAARQVYVLDVDLVQTSCGMAVPLMAYEQDREDLNNLHRRLTPQEMEDYRQRKNRLSIDGFPTGLPVGGHRPPDCL; encoded by the coding sequence ATGGCGAAGCGCATGGACAGTCTCAGCCCGGTTCTTCAGGCATTCATCGAGCGGCAGCACGTCTTTTTCGTGGCTACCGCCGCGCCGGAGGGCCGGGTCAACGTCTCGCCCAAGGGGATGGACAGCCTGCGCGTGCTGACGCCCGGCCGTGTGGCATGGCTGGGCGTGACCGGCAGCGGCAACGAGACGGCGGCCCATCTGCTCCAGCACCCGCGCATGACCCTGATGTTCTGTGCGTTCGAGGGGCCGCCCCTCATCCTGCGGCTGTACGGGCAGGCCCGCATGGTGCAGCCGGGCGACCCGGAGTGGGAGGAATGGCTGGGGCTGTTCCCGCCGCTGCCCGCCGCGAGGCAGGTCTACGTGCTGGACGTGGACCTGGTGCAGACCTCGTGCGGGATGGCGGTGCCCCTGATGGCCTACGAACAGGACCGGGAAGACCTCAACAATCTGCACCGCCGCCTCACACCCCAGGAGATGGAGGACTACCGGCAGCGCAAGAACAGGCTGAGCATCGACGGTTTTCCGACCGGCCTCCCGGTGGGTGGACACCGGCCTCCCGACTGCCTATAA
- the rpmG gene encoding 50S ribosomal protein L33, whose amino-acid sequence MAKDGPRIIVKMESTAGTGFYYTTTKNRRNTQAKLELRKYDPVAKKHVVFKEKKV is encoded by the coding sequence ATGGCGAAGGACGGACCGCGCATCATCGTGAAGATGGAAAGCACCGCTGGGACGGGCTTCTACTACACGACCACCAAGAACCGCCGCAACACGCAGGCCAAGCTGGAACTGCGCAAGTATGACCCCGTGGCGAAGAAGCACGTGGTGTTCAAGGAGAAGAAGGTCTGA
- the secE gene encoding preprotein translocase subunit SecE, whose translation MNLMQYLRDSRAELARVTWPTRPQVIEGTQAVLIFVIALTLIVFVMDWLFHALIRVVLP comes from the coding sequence ATGAATCTGATGCAGTACTTGCGGGACTCGCGTGCGGAACTGGCGCGTGTCACCTGGCCGACGCGCCCGCAGGTGATTGAGGGCACGCAGGCGGTGCTGATCTTCGTGATCGCGCTGACCCTGATCGTGTTCGTGATGGACTGGCTGTTTCATGCCCTGATCCGGGTGGTGCTGCCATGA
- the nusG gene encoding transcription termination/antitermination protein NusG, giving the protein MSIEWYAVHTYVGQEDRVEQHLLERAKKLGMHYTKIFQVLQPTEEAVELREGGKKETVKRKLFPGYVFVQMDVEDDDAPGELGESWEVVRGTNGVTGFVGTATRPVPLSPEEVQRLLASVGVAAQPQEEAAPRVKVDLKPGDMVRVTGGPFADFSGVVSEVNAPQAKVKVLVSIFGRETPVELDFAQVSK; this is encoded by the coding sequence ATGAGCATCGAGTGGTACGCCGTGCATACCTACGTGGGTCAGGAAGACCGCGTGGAGCAGCACCTGCTGGAGCGGGCCAAGAAGCTGGGGATGCACTACACCAAGATCTTCCAGGTGCTGCAACCCACCGAGGAAGCCGTGGAGCTGCGCGAGGGCGGCAAGAAGGAAACCGTCAAGCGCAAGCTCTTCCCCGGCTACGTCTTCGTGCAGATGGACGTCGAGGACGACGACGCGCCCGGCGAGCTGGGCGAATCGTGGGAAGTCGTGCGCGGCACGAACGGCGTGACCGGCTTCGTCGGGACCGCGACGCGCCCGGTGCCCCTCTCCCCGGAGGAAGTGCAGCGCCTGCTCGCCTCGGTGGGCGTGGCCGCGCAGCCCCAGGAGGAAGCGGCGCCCCGCGTGAAGGTGGATCTCAAGCCGGGCGATATGGTCCGGGTGACGGGTGGCCCCTTCGCGGACTTCAGCGGCGTGGTGAGCGAGGTCAACGCGCCGCAGGCCAAGGTCAAGGTGCTGGTCAGCATCTTCGGCCGCGAGACGCCGGTCGAGCTGGACTTCGCACAGGTCAGCAAGTAA
- the rplK gene encoding 50S ribosomal protein L11 — protein MKKVAGLVKLQLPAGKATPAPPVGPALGQYGANIMEFTKAFNAQTADKGDAIIPVEITIYADRSFTFITKTPPMSYLIRKAAGLPKGSATPNKAKVGKLNWDQVLEIARTKMPDLNAGSVEAAANTVAGTARSMGVTIEGGPNA, from the coding sequence ATGAAGAAAGTCGCAGGGCTTGTCAAGCTCCAACTGCCTGCGGGCAAGGCCACCCCGGCCCCGCCCGTCGGCCCCGCGCTGGGTCAGTACGGCGCGAACATCATGGAGTTCACGAAGGCGTTCAACGCGCAGACGGCCGACAAGGGTGACGCGATCATCCCCGTCGAGATCACCATCTACGCGGACCGTTCCTTCACCTTCATCACCAAGACGCCGCCCATGAGCTACCTGATCCGCAAGGCGGCCGGTCTGCCCAAGGGCAGCGCGACCCCCAACAAGGCGAAGGTCGGCAAGCTGAACTGGGACCAGGTGCTGGAGATCGCCCGCACCAAGATGCCCGACCTGAACGCCGGGAGCGTCGAGGCCGCCGCGAACACCGTCGCGGGCACCGCGCGCAGCATGGGTGTGACCATCGAGGGAGGCCCCAATGCCTAA